One window of the Rhipicephalus sanguineus isolate Rsan-2018 chromosome 2, BIME_Rsan_1.4, whole genome shotgun sequence genome contains the following:
- the LOC125757331 gene encoding uncharacterized protein LOC125757331: MHAQQSGEHKCILLQTAFPWTEGEESGCYARIMLDNGSQRTFILKRLSGKLGCKVKRSERITVGSFGGGEVELDLKVVEVNVKKDPTSEHITIEALEIEVISCDVLPSPPLAVRERARSLGISLADDSKKAGNDGENLETSILIGADYYWTVVTGRIREIQPKVMAIETMLGWTVQGPVDLRSVPLKSSTVMVLKVSANSDTITDELRKFWDLESMGITEKPEAKPSDDRVIQYIRETMEFKAGRYQVRLPWKENVTLCDNKAVAEKRLMQVTKKLWKNRDDIQAYDKAIREYFEKEIAENVEEPAGTDVRNKFVYYMPHQAVIKKERTTTKIRIVFDASSSQNPGESLNDNLENGPNLNPDITSAVVAVSSSTRDLLLDEERTTTAEYGQPRAYSSVAVD; encoded by the exons ATGCACGCACAGCAGTCTGGTGAGCACAAGTGCATACTACTGCAGACAGCCTTTCCATGGACGGAGGGAGAAGAAAGTGGGTGCTACGCAAGGATTATGCTGGACAATGGGAGCCAGAGGACATTCATCCTCAAAAGATTGTCGGGAAAACTAGGGTGCAAAGTAAAAAGATCCGAAAGAATCACCGTTGGAtcgtttggaggaggagaggtggaACTCGACTTGAAAGTCGTCGAAGTCAACGTGAAGAAGGACCCTACATCCGAACACATCACCATTGAAGCGCTCGAGATAGAAGTGATATCCTGCGACGTGCTACCATCTCCACCTTTGGCAGTACGAGAAAGAGCAAGATCTCTAGGAATTTCTTTGGCTGATGACAGTAAGAAGGCGGGCAATGACGGCGAAAATCTAGAAACTTCAATATTAATTGGAGCAGATTACTACTGGACGGTAGTCACTGGTCGCATTCGCGAGATACAGCCGAAAGTAATGGCAATAGAAACGATGTTGGGATGGACGGTTCAAGGTCCTGTAGATCTTCGTTCTGTTCCACTGAAATCATCGACGGTTATGGTCCTCAAGGTCAGTGCCAACTCTGACACGATCACCGATGAACTGCGGAAGTTCTGGGATTTGGAAAGCATGGGAATCACGGAGAAACCCGAGGCAAAGCCAAGCGATGACCGTGTGATACAGTACATCAGAGAAACAATGGAGTTCAAGGCAGGAAGGTATCAAGTGCGGCTACCATGGAAGGAAAACGTAACGTTATGTGACAACAAGGCAGTTGCAGAGAAGAGGCTTATGCAGGTGACAAAGAAATTATGGAAAAATCGCGATGACATTCAAGCCTACGACAAAGCTATTCGAGAATACttcgagaaagaaatagcagaaaacgTCGAAGAACCTGCCGGAACAGACGTACGGAACAAGTTTGTCTATTATATGCCCCATCAGGCTgtgatcaagaaagaaagaacaacgacaAAGATACGGATCGTATTTGACGCATCGTCAAGTCAAAACCCAGGGGAATCACTGAATGACAACCTGGAAAATGGGCCAAACCTTAACCCCGATATCACAA GTGCCGTTGTGGCTGTCAGCTCGAGCACGAGGGATCTTTTGCTCGACGAGGAACGAACAACGACGGCTGAATATGGACAGCCGCGCGCGTATTCGAGTGTTGCGGTAGATTAA
- the LOC119381522 gene encoding uncharacterized protein LOC119381522 yields MTCMQGFPVTSSCGKPQPRGKNCRPIPGKGRFPECCTKLLCQTGFSPSNMGSLTQQAKKILLESDGAPAMKRAAPEPVKQLARSAPRSASSSARSSDPRLINEVLRGNAVSRGRSGGELSRADEDLMESVRTVGLEPSDTEERREASEDTEK; encoded by the exons ATGACGTGTATGCAGGGATTTCCCGTTACGTCCAG CTGTGGCAAGCCGCAGCCGAGGGGCAAGAACTGCAGGCCTATTCCGGGCAAAGGGCGCTTCCCTGAGTGCTGCACAAAGCTGCTGTGCCAGACAG gATTCTCGCCAAGCAACATGGGATCATTGACGCAGCAGGCGAAGAAAATATTGCTGGAATCTGATGGAGCGCCTGCCATGAAGCGTGCTGCGCCCGAGCCCGTGAAGCAACTGGCCAGGAGTGCTCCGAGAAGTGCTTCGAGCAGTGCGCGAAGCTCAGACCCTAGGCTTATCAATGAGGTGTTGAGAGGTAATGCGGTGTCGAGAGGCCGCAGCGGTGGGGAACTATCGCGTGCGGACGAGGACCTCATGGAATCGGTGCGCACAGTTGGTCTCGAGCCCAGTGACACCGAAGAACGACGGGAAGCGTCTGAGGACACGgaaaaataa